In one window of Orcinus orca chromosome 17, mOrcOrc1.1, whole genome shotgun sequence DNA:
- the TRIB1 gene encoding tribbles homolog 1, with protein MRVGPVRSAMSGVSQPRAPALLLPVGRGAPAKRLLDADDAAAVAAKCPRLSECSSPPDYLSPPGSPCSPQPPPAAPGAGGGSGSAPGPSRIADYLLLPLAEREHVSRALCLHTGRELRCKVFPIKHYQDRIRPYIQLPSHRNITGIVEVILGETKAYVFFERDFGDMHSYVRSRKRLREEEAARLFKQIVSAVAHCHQSAIVLGDLKLRKFVFSTEERTQLRLESLEDTHIIKGEDDALSDKHGCPAYVSPEILNTTGTYSGKAADVWSLGVMLYTLLVGRYPFHDSDPSALFSKIRRGQFCIPDHISPKARCLIRSLLRREPSERLTAPEILLHPWFESVLEPGYVDSEIGTSDQIVPEYQEDSDISSFFC; from the exons ATGCGGGTCGGTCCTGTACGCTCTGCTATGAGCGGCGTCTCGCAGCCCCGCGCTCCGGCCTTGCTACTCCCGGTCGGCCGGGGCGCCCCGGCCAAACGCCTGCTGGACGCGGACGACGCGGCGGCCGTGGCGGCCAAGTGCCCACGTCTCTCCGAGTGCTCTAGCCCCCCGGACTACCTCAGCCCCCCTGGCTCTCCCTGCAGCCCGCAGCCTCCGCCCGCCGCTCCGGGGGCTGGCGGCGGCTCCGGGAGCGCGCCGGGGCCCAGCCGCATCGCCGACTACCTGCTGCTGCCCCTGGCCGAGCGCGAGCATGTGTCCCGGGCGCTGTGCCTCCACACCGGCCGCGAGCTGCGCTGCAAG GTGTTTCCCATTAAACACTACCAGGACAGAATCCGGCCTTACATCCAgctgccctcacacaggaacATCACTGGCATTGTGGAAGTGATCCTTGGGGAAACCAAAGCCTATGTCTTCTTTGAGAGGGACTTTGGGGACATGCACTCCTACGTGCGCAGCCGGAAGAGGCTGCGGGAAGAGGAGGCTGCCCGGCTCTTCAAGCAGATCGTCTCTGCCGTTGCCCACTGCCACCAGTCAGCCATCGTGCTGGGGGACCTAAAGCTTAGGAAGTTTGTCTTCTCCACAGAGGAGAG AACCCAGCTCAGACTGGAAAGTCTAGAAGATACACACATAATTAAGGGAGAAGATGATGCTTTGTCAGACAAACACGGCTGCCCAGCCTACGTGAGCCCTGAGATTCTCAACACCACAGGGACCTACTCCGGAAAGGCGGCGGACGTTTGGAGCCTCGGGGTGATGCTCTACACCCTTTTGGTGGGACGCTACCCCTTCCATGACTCAGACCCCAGTGCCCTTTTCTCCAAAATCCGACGTGGACAGTTCTGCATTCCTGACCACATTTCCCCCAAAGCCAGGTGCCTCATTCGCAGCCTTCTGAGACGGGAGCCTTCAGAAAGACTCACTGCTCCAGAGATCTTACTCCATCCCTGGTTCGAGTCTGTCTTGGAGCCTGGGTACGTCGACTCAGAAATAGGAACTTCCGACCAGATTGTTCCAGAGTACCAGGAGGACAGTGACATCAGTTCCTTCTTCTGCTAA